In Massilia antarctica, the following are encoded in one genomic region:
- a CDS encoding DUF3857 domain-containing transglutaminase family protein codes for MKARLLHTAALLMFTLPASAAGAAPAGEPAELYTRLERYHVRYSLNDDYTSSETHDWAMKVLKEKALSSAKETSISYSTSIEKAEVLSAYTIKADGRRIDAPKSNFQVETNTGNAKDAPVYSDRTTLTVVFPEVAVGDTVGFSYKLTQTEPMFPKQYSIVQYFNRGTAYDDAKITLDYPAALAAQLDVRELTPDSSTEKNGRKELSWTFSNKVPLKDKRNDYSVFDVDTLPGLAFSTFKSYADIAQAYGARATPKAAVSEEVQALADQIAKDQKTPRDTARALYDWVSTNITYAGNCIGTGAVVPHDISFILKNKMGDCKDHATLLQALLAARKIDSTQALINAGSGYRLAKVPVVSRVNHVINYLPAFDLFVDSTSDSTPFGMLPYSSQDKPALMVDGFKEGLKTPAAPAGSNVQTMKTRIRINDDGSVSGSVDVALKGQYALGLREGLRNASKENMDDMVKNVLRGMGYTGTGKFEGDDPAALTNTLNYKASFEFKNFTQFPGAGAFVIHPVFVSSAPVARFTAVGADDEATPTEFACSNGASLEEYVFTFPKKMKVLAVPDNMTFKSANISYKASYRLKGNQLTVTREVDDHTRGNVCAPAIAEEYKAFSKKVLPNLKAQVVYK; via the coding sequence TTGAAAGCCAGATTACTGCATACCGCAGCATTGTTGATGTTCACCCTGCCCGCCAGCGCGGCCGGCGCCGCCCCGGCCGGGGAGCCGGCGGAGCTGTACACCCGCCTCGAACGCTATCACGTCAGGTATTCGCTCAACGACGACTACACCAGCAGCGAAACGCACGACTGGGCAATGAAAGTGCTCAAGGAAAAAGCCCTGTCCAGCGCCAAGGAAACCTCGATCTCGTACAGCACCAGCATTGAAAAAGCCGAAGTGCTGAGCGCCTACACCATCAAGGCGGACGGGCGCCGCATCGACGCGCCGAAATCGAATTTCCAGGTCGAAACCAATACCGGCAATGCCAAGGATGCGCCGGTGTATTCCGACCGCACCACCCTCACGGTGGTGTTCCCGGAAGTGGCGGTCGGCGACACCGTCGGTTTTTCGTACAAGTTGACGCAGACCGAACCGATGTTTCCGAAGCAGTACTCGATCGTTCAATACTTCAACCGCGGCACCGCTTACGATGACGCCAAAATCACGCTCGACTATCCGGCCGCGCTCGCGGCCCAGCTCGACGTGCGCGAACTGACCCCGGATTCCAGCACCGAAAAGAACGGCCGCAAGGAACTGTCGTGGACCTTTTCCAACAAGGTACCGCTGAAAGACAAGCGCAACGATTACTCGGTGTTCGACGTCGATACCCTGCCGGGCCTGGCGTTTTCGACCTTCAAGTCGTATGCCGACATCGCCCAGGCCTACGGCGCGCGCGCCACGCCGAAAGCGGCCGTCAGCGAGGAAGTCCAGGCACTGGCGGACCAGATCGCCAAGGACCAGAAGACCCCGCGCGACACCGCGCGCGCCCTGTACGACTGGGTGTCCACCAACATCACCTACGCCGGCAACTGCATCGGTACAGGCGCCGTGGTCCCGCACGACATTTCCTTCATCCTGAAAAACAAGATGGGCGATTGCAAGGACCACGCCACCTTGCTGCAAGCGCTGCTGGCAGCCAGGAAGATCGACAGCACGCAAGCGCTGATCAACGCGGGCAGCGGCTATCGACTGGCCAAGGTGCCGGTGGTATCGCGCGTCAATCACGTGATCAACTACTTGCCGGCGTTCGACCTGTTCGTCGACTCGACCTCGGACTCCACTCCATTCGGCATGCTGCCCTACAGTTCGCAGGACAAGCCGGCCTTGATGGTCGACGGTTTCAAGGAAGGCTTGAAAACCCCGGCCGCGCCAGCGGGGTCGAATGTCCAGACCATGAAAACGCGCATCAGGATCAACGATGACGGTTCGGTGAGCGGCAGCGTGGACGTGGCGCTCAAGGGCCAGTATGCCCTCGGCCTGCGCGAAGGCCTGCGCAACGCCAGCAAGGAAAACATGGACGACATGGTCAAGAACGTGTTGAGGGGCATGGGCTATACCGGAACGGGCAAGTTCGAAGGCGACGATCCGGCCGCCTTGACCAATACCCTCAATTACAAGGCCAGTTTCGAGTTCAAGAACTTCACCCAGTTCCCTGGCGCGGGCGCCTTTGTCATTCATCCGGTGTTCGTCAGCAGCGCGCCGGTCGCGCGTTTCACGGCGGTTGGCGCCGACGATGAGGCAACGCCGACCGAGTTTGCCTGCTCCAACGGGGCCAGCCTGGAAGAATATGTATTCACCTTCCCGAAGAAGATGAAAGTGCTGGCCGTGCCCGATAACATGACATTCAAGTCGGCCAACATCAGCTACAAGGCGAGCTATCGCCTCAAGGGCAACCAGCTCACGGTCACGCGCGAGGTCGACGACCACACCCGCGGCAACGTCTGCGCCCCGGCCATCGCGGAAGAATACAAGGCGTTTTCCAAGAAAGTGCTGCCCAACCTGAAGGCGCAAGTCGTCTATAAATAA
- a CDS encoding TonB-dependent receptor plug domain-containing protein, with product MTTIPFSPFLRAPAIAAMLACGQARAQAPDAPAAPAPVQVQLPQVEVAASRGDERRQSGTFRQTLVTADLARYGDASVLDVLRRQSGIVVNGVPGRKGGELSMRGLGSGYVRILLNGEAAPSGFSLDNLAPDVVERIEILAVPTVETGTQAIAGTINIILKRSSGKAQRQLRAGLSHDNERTTPQVSGTWSDQHDALAWLVTGALRRLSGDETFLTRTEGRDEQGPLLRRMAQFNQDRGWNWNLAPRISRKFGADGSLALQSYLSGIDYDSAGRGHTDFLRGPPTPYASETYTSHGSALTMRNNLSWLATLGERSKLEAKVGATYGRTEAASGVDFADVHKRQDTARDNHSHGVTASAKLRSVYNDKHAVVAGVEFQRDRDEVNRADAIDGRSQLDQAGTGFQVDSRRTALYAQDEWDIAARVALYLGLRWERVMLRSANNLGQQADFGKAMVSPVLQTVWRLPGSKSDQLRLGLARTWRVPSGELLIAGRSLSLVNTVTRPDTGGNPNLRPERALGLDLALEHYLSQDGMVSAGLFTRRIDDVTLTRTVSEDGRWVARPVNSGQAQARGITLDTKFKLPQLLAGAPALDLRASLARTWSSVEAVPGPDNRIGSQAPLSVNIGGDYSFTSAPVTAGATFAYARNGAVRLSRYETAAESDKRVVEGYLLWKLTSKAQLRLSATNLLHEDDVKRSAYAGESLLQTKTVTAPTCTVLRAMLELKL from the coding sequence ATGACGACGATCCCGTTTTCCCCCTTCCTCCGCGCGCCGGCAATCGCCGCCATGCTCGCCTGCGGCCAGGCCCGCGCCCAAGCGCCCGATGCGCCGGCCGCGCCTGCACCGGTGCAAGTCCAGCTGCCGCAGGTGGAGGTCGCCGCCAGCCGCGGCGATGAACGGCGCCAGTCCGGCACCTTCCGCCAGACCCTGGTCACGGCCGACCTGGCGCGCTACGGCGACGCCAGCGTGCTCGATGTGCTGCGGCGCCAGAGCGGCATTGTCGTCAACGGCGTTCCCGGTCGCAAAGGCGGCGAACTGAGCATGCGTGGCCTGGGCAGCGGCTATGTGCGCATCCTGCTCAACGGCGAAGCGGCACCGTCCGGTTTCTCGCTCGACAACCTCGCTCCCGACGTGGTCGAACGCATCGAGATCCTGGCCGTTCCCACGGTCGAGACGGGCACGCAGGCGATTGCCGGGACCATCAATATCATCCTCAAGCGCAGCAGCGGCAAGGCCCAGCGCCAGCTGCGCGCCGGCCTGTCGCACGATAACGAACGCACCACGCCGCAGGTGTCGGGCACCTGGAGCGACCAGCACGATGCGCTGGCGTGGCTGGTGACGGGGGCGCTGCGCCGCCTGAGCGGCGACGAAACCTTCCTGACCCGCACCGAGGGCAGGGACGAGCAGGGCCCGCTGCTGCGCCGCATGGCGCAGTTCAACCAGGATCGCGGCTGGAACTGGAATCTTGCGCCGCGCATCAGCAGGAAGTTCGGCGCCGACGGTTCGCTGGCGCTGCAAAGCTATCTGTCCGGGATCGACTACGATAGTGCCGGCCGCGGCCACACCGATTTCCTGCGGGGGCCGCCGACGCCGTATGCCAGCGAAACCTACACCAGCCACGGTTCGGCGCTGACCATGCGCAATAACCTGAGCTGGCTGGCCACCCTGGGCGAGCGCAGCAAGCTGGAAGCGAAAGTGGGCGCGACCTACGGGCGCACGGAAGCGGCCAGCGGCGTCGATTTTGCCGATGTGCACAAGCGCCAGGACACCGCGCGCGACAACCACAGCCACGGCGTGACGGCCTCGGCCAAGCTGCGCAGCGTCTACAACGACAAACATGCGGTGGTGGCCGGCGTGGAATTCCAGCGCGACCGCGATGAAGTGAACCGCGCCGATGCGATCGATGGCCGCTCCCAGCTCGACCAGGCCGGCACCGGCTTCCAGGTCGACAGCCGGCGCACGGCGCTGTACGCGCAGGATGAATGGGATATCGCCGCGCGGGTGGCGCTGTACCTCGGCCTGCGCTGGGAGCGGGTGATGCTGCGCAGCGCGAACAATCTCGGCCAGCAGGCCGACTTCGGCAAGGCCATGGTCAGCCCGGTGCTGCAGACGGTCTGGCGCCTGCCCGGCAGCAAATCGGACCAGCTGCGCCTGGGGCTGGCGCGCACCTGGAGGGTGCCGTCGGGCGAACTCCTGATCGCGGGGCGCAGCCTGTCCTTGGTGAACACGGTGACGCGGCCCGACACCGGCGGCAACCCGAACCTGCGGCCCGAGCGCGCGCTGGGCCTCGACCTGGCCCTGGAACACTACCTGAGCCAGGATGGCATGGTCAGCGCCGGCCTGTTCACGCGCCGCATCGATGACGTGACCCTGACCCGCACCGTGTCCGAGGACGGACGCTGGGTGGCGCGCCCGGTCAACAGCGGCCAGGCGCAGGCGCGCGGCATCACGCTCGATACCAAGTTCAAGCTGCCGCAGTTGCTCGCCGGCGCCCCCGCGCTCGACCTGCGCGCCTCGCTCGCGCGCACCTGGTCGTCGGTCGAGGCGGTGCCGGGCCCGGACAACCGGATCGGCAGCCAGGCGCCGCTGTCGGTCAATATCGGCGGCGACTACAGCTTCACCTCGGCGCCGGTGACGGCCGGGGCGACCTTCGCTTATGCCCGCAATGGCGCGGTGCGCCTGTCGCGCTACGAAACGGCCGCCGAGTCCGACAAGCGCGTGGTGGAGGGCTACCTGTTGTGGAAACTCACATCCAAGGCCCAGCTGCGCCTGAGCGCGACGAACCTGTTGCATGAGGACGACGTCAAGCGCTCCGCTTATGCGGGCGAGTCCTTGTTGCAAACCAAAACGGTGACCGCGCCCACCTGCACGGTGCTGCGCGCGATGCTGGAACTGAAGTTGTGA
- a CDS encoding TonB-dependent receptor, giving the protein MGKQLIAHGALAMLSLGVIATAQAQPETTSAAARAAARQAAGNSDSDKVDRVEITATRAVNAVDAQQVAAAITVLQPEGLARFGLGNLGDISRLVPAMSVQEQGPGVNNITMRALVVRGIVPSEIQDASLVAVYVDEMPVTLKSGNPDLRVLDLERIEVLQGPQGTLFGASAMAGAVRQITQKPDTNDLFGSVEAVASRSAGFGGNNHNLRGMLNVPLKDEVAGLRLTAYTGADSGYIRNDFNGATTNAVSTNQGRAALRIRAQPGLVIDASVTASNIKGGINDAYGKLAPFTTYALLPQKSNDALQLVNLAVNYELGGAQLVSSTSYLHRDTGYATSAQYPATAFIFGGKNPLMASAYTIDNRVTDFAQEVRLNSRDGGPFKWSAGAFFETGKRKLRQEQPTAGFDSRFGETRNFPGYSSQANDLATTRDNYFSGRQDTSSHQVALFAEGSYTVFDKLDLTAGLRLFKGTQDFDLHFSGLFGNLAGATPAAPVGSPETSSSSATAQGANPRFAAAYRIDQQHMLYANAGKGFRYGGNNQPVPFSFCGVHAPATFAPDSLWSYEAGSKNTLFGQRMTFNVNAYLTNWNDVQVFNKLPCTYYFTQNAGKIRSEGVELETSVKLTRHASIGVNAAYNHAYARDAVITGIAAQNIPAGARTPYAPRVAASVTASYRIALAGTDAIGLAASYAYKGRAYTNFAAAQGSYAEIPSSNTLNATVTYLTGGIEVGLFGTNLTNGNKVSDATTNSIAIQPGDTLFMARPRTVGLRVKSRF; this is encoded by the coding sequence ATGGGTAAGCAGTTGATTGCACACGGAGCGCTGGCGATGTTGTCGCTGGGCGTCATCGCCACGGCACAGGCGCAGCCGGAGACGACCAGCGCCGCCGCGCGCGCCGCGGCGCGCCAAGCCGCCGGAAACAGCGATTCCGACAAGGTCGACCGGGTCGAGATCACCGCCACGCGCGCCGTCAACGCCGTCGACGCGCAGCAGGTCGCCGCCGCCATCACGGTGTTGCAGCCGGAAGGGCTGGCCAGGTTCGGGCTCGGCAACCTGGGCGATATCTCCCGTCTGGTGCCCGCCATGAGCGTGCAGGAGCAGGGACCTGGTGTGAACAACATCACCATGCGCGCTCTGGTAGTGCGCGGCATCGTGCCGTCCGAAATCCAGGATGCCTCGCTGGTGGCGGTGTATGTGGATGAAATGCCGGTGACCCTGAAATCGGGCAATCCGGATCTGCGGGTGCTGGACCTGGAGCGCATCGAAGTGCTGCAAGGTCCGCAGGGCACCTTGTTCGGCGCCAGCGCCATGGCCGGCGCGGTGCGCCAGATCACGCAAAAGCCCGATACCAACGACCTGTTCGGCTCGGTGGAAGCGGTCGCTTCGCGCAGCGCCGGATTCGGCGGCAACAACCACAATCTGCGCGGCATGCTCAACGTGCCGCTCAAGGACGAGGTGGCGGGCCTGCGCCTGACAGCCTACACCGGCGCCGATTCCGGCTACATCCGCAACGACTTCAATGGCGCCACCACCAACGCCGTCTCGACCAACCAGGGCCGCGCCGCCCTGCGCATCCGCGCGCAACCCGGCCTGGTAATCGATGCCAGCGTCACCGCCTCCAATATCAAGGGCGGCATCAACGACGCCTACGGCAAGCTGGCGCCGTTCACCACCTATGCGCTGCTGCCGCAAAAGAGCAACGATGCGCTGCAACTGGTCAACCTGGCCGTGAACTACGAGCTGGGCGGCGCGCAGCTGGTATCGTCGACCTCCTACCTGCACCGTGACACCGGCTATGCCACGTCGGCCCAGTATCCGGCCACCGCCTTCATTTTCGGTGGCAAGAATCCCCTGATGGCGTCGGCTTACACGATCGATAATCGTGTCACCGACTTTGCCCAGGAAGTGCGCCTGAACTCGCGCGATGGCGGCCCCTTCAAGTGGAGCGCGGGCGCGTTTTTTGAAACCGGCAAGCGCAAGCTGCGCCAGGAACAGCCCACCGCCGGCTTCGATTCGCGTTTCGGCGAGACCCGCAATTTCCCCGGCTACAGCTCGCAGGCCAATGACCTGGCGACGACACGCGACAACTATTTCTCGGGCCGGCAAGATACCAGTTCGCATCAGGTCGCGCTGTTCGCCGAAGGCAGCTACACCGTGTTCGACAAACTCGACCTGACCGCCGGATTGCGCCTGTTCAAGGGCACGCAGGATTTCGACCTGCATTTCAGCGGCCTGTTCGGAAATCTGGCGGGCGCGACCCCCGCCGCCCCGGTCGGCAGCCCGGAAACGAGCAGCAGCAGCGCCACTGCCCAGGGCGCCAATCCGCGCTTCGCGGCCGCCTATCGCATCGACCAGCAACACATGCTGTATGCGAACGCGGGCAAGGGTTTCCGCTATGGCGGCAATAACCAGCCGGTGCCGTTCAGCTTTTGCGGCGTGCACGCGCCCGCCACCTTCGCGCCGGACAGCCTGTGGAGCTACGAAGCCGGTTCCAAGAATACCCTGTTCGGACAGCGCATGACCTTCAATGTGAATGCCTACCTGACCAACTGGAACGATGTGCAGGTTTTCAACAAGTTGCCGTGCACGTATTACTTCACCCAGAACGCCGGCAAGATTCGCAGCGAAGGCGTGGAGCTGGAAACCTCGGTCAAGCTGACCCGGCACGCCAGCATCGGCGTCAATGCCGCCTACAACCATGCCTACGCGCGGGATGCCGTGATCACCGGCATCGCGGCGCAAAACATCCCGGCCGGCGCGCGCACGCCCTACGCCCCGCGCGTGGCGGCCAGCGTCACCGCCAGCTACCGCATTGCGCTGGCTGGCACGGATGCGATCGGCCTGGCCGCCAGCTATGCCTACAAGGGCCGTGCCTACACCAATTTTGCCGCCGCCCAGGGAAGCTATGCGGAAATTCCATCATCGAATACGCTCAACGCCACCGTGACCTACCTCACTGGCGGCATCGAAGTGGGCTTGTTCGGCACCAATCTCACGAACGGCAACAAGGTGAGCGACGCCACCACCAACAGTATCGCCATCCAGCCCGGCGATACCTTGTTCATGGCGCGTCCGCGCACGGTCGGCCTGCGGGTCAAGTCGCGCTTCTGA
- a CDS encoding fatty acid desaturase — MQSRRARQARSHYLDAAQQGQIRSERARPLWRGEWPTWLLIVVIHGGWLATLAFWRELGTPGASALMIWWCAWYMSLQHELIHGHPTRWPALNRLFGTLPLAVWYPYGLYRDSHLRHHVDFHLTMPALDTESHYVSPATWAGLGKPMQALLWLNKTFWGRLLVGPAIAIGGAWAQAVREPLQGNWRNVPMWLRHLAMLGGMLWAVEAVSGVTALYYVLAISYPAQSLAMIRSFYEHRPAEEHKQRIVLNEDGFVFRLLFLNNNFHLVHHDVPSLPWFLLGRVYHGRRDAYIARSGGFYVRGYGVLMRRFGVTPVDPPVHPHLPEVGP; from the coding sequence ATGCAATCACGACGGGCACGGCAGGCGCGCTCCCATTACCTGGATGCGGCGCAGCAGGGGCAAATCCGCAGCGAACGCGCGCGCCCGCTGTGGCGCGGCGAGTGGCCCACCTGGCTGCTGATCGTCGTCATCCATGGCGGCTGGCTGGCCACCCTGGCGTTCTGGCGCGAACTGGGCACGCCCGGTGCAAGCGCGCTGATGATCTGGTGGTGCGCGTGGTATATGTCCCTTCAGCATGAGTTGATCCACGGCCATCCCACGCGTTGGCCCGCGCTCAACCGCCTGTTCGGCACCCTGCCGCTGGCCGTGTGGTATCCGTATGGCCTGTATCGCGACAGCCATCTGCGTCATCACGTCGATTTCCACCTGACCATGCCGGCGCTCGATACCGAAAGCCATTATGTGTCGCCGGCCACCTGGGCCGGCCTGGGCAAGCCGATGCAGGCGCTGCTGTGGTTGAACAAGACCTTCTGGGGACGGTTGCTGGTGGGGCCGGCCATCGCGATTGGCGGTGCCTGGGCGCAAGCGGTGCGCGAGCCGCTGCAGGGGAACTGGCGCAATGTGCCGATGTGGCTGCGCCATCTGGCCATGCTGGGGGGCATGTTGTGGGCAGTCGAGGCGGTATCCGGGGTGACGGCGCTGTATTATGTGCTGGCGATTTCCTATCCGGCCCAGTCGCTGGCGATGATCCGCTCGTTTTACGAGCATCGCCCGGCCGAAGAGCACAAGCAGCGCATCGTGCTCAACGAAGATGGCTTTGTCTTCCGCCTGTTATTCTTGAACAATAATTTTCATCTGGTCCACCACGATGTGCCGTCGCTGCCCTGGTTTCTGTTGGGGCGGGTGTATCACGGGCGGCGCGATGCGTATATCGCGCGCAGCGGCGGGTTTTATGTGCGCGGGTACGGCGTACTGATGCGCCGCTTCGGCGTGACGCCGGTCGATCCGCCCGTTCATCCTCATCTGCCGGAGGTCGGTCCGTGA
- a CDS encoding phosphate/phosphite/phosphonate ABC transporter substrate-binding protein, with the protein MTWKAAFPMYEVSASVRAGYDTLFEALLDVLRADGFGEAVELEHTPALPDFWQRPDMLLSQTCGYPYLTRLRGHVALLATPAYAFPGCEGSDYASAIVVRAGGAIGTLAGARGCVAAVNDIDSNSGMNALRHAVAPLARDGRFFGAVRWSGSHRASLALVQDGEADLAAIDCVTLGYLRREEPSSLDGLAVVCHSAPSPALPFVTGAAVPHAVRECLRSALLAPSPKLAGVMAALSIRAFAPCGDQDYVRIEALAAEARAYGYPQLA; encoded by the coding sequence GTGACGTGGAAAGCCGCGTTCCCCATGTATGAGGTGTCGGCCAGTGTCAGGGCAGGGTACGACACCCTGTTCGAGGCGCTGCTCGATGTGCTGCGCGCGGACGGCTTCGGCGAGGCCGTCGAGCTCGAACACACGCCGGCCTTGCCGGACTTCTGGCAGCGGCCCGACATGCTGCTCAGCCAGACCTGCGGCTATCCCTACCTGACCCGGCTGCGCGGCCACGTCGCGCTGCTCGCCACGCCGGCGTACGCGTTTCCTGGCTGCGAGGGCAGCGATTATGCCAGCGCCATCGTGGTGCGCGCCGGCGGCGCCATCGGCACGCTAGCCGGGGCGCGCGGTTGCGTCGCCGCCGTCAACGACATCGATTCAAACAGCGGCATGAACGCGCTGCGCCATGCCGTGGCGCCGCTGGCGCGCGACGGCCGTTTCTTCGGCGCGGTCCGCTGGTCGGGCAGCCACCGCGCCAGCCTGGCGCTGGTGCAAGACGGCGAGGCCGACCTGGCGGCCATCGATTGCGTCACCCTCGGCTACCTGCGCCGGGAAGAGCCGTCCAGCCTGGATGGCCTGGCGGTCGTGTGCCATTCCGCGCCGTCGCCCGCCTTGCCGTTCGTCACCGGCGCCGCCGTTCCGCATGCCGTGCGCGAATGCCTGCGCAGCGCCTTGCTGGCGCCGTCACCAAAGCTGGCCGGTGTGATGGCGGCACTGTCCATCCGCGCATTTGCGCCATGCGGCGACCAGGATTACGTGCGCATCGAGGCGCTCGCCGCCGAGGCGCGCGCATATGGCTATCCGCAACTGGCCTGA
- a CDS encoding DUF362 domain-containing protein, protein MANDRSVVPASAALVIVDDDGASPADLLRLALRRAGCVPAAPDSTNNSAVILLDLAAFAPDSPVVVRRELVEALLDLLAADGWTSLAIASSADSASTWLGNRDVAVLADLLGYRYETSSGTPYDIVDLSEQLADAPAAGQDPWAGRLSRAWTDADLRIVFAKCRTDQHDNVALCLSTLLYALPLADKDYHYRLRTDPWLALLPVLETSAPHIAIVDACGAAHGSGAAQAPRALATHTIIAGNDALAVDCATAIKMGADPASSPLIAALIARFGRPSLAGLDGSLAPFPGFLLPDPMLVEATRQRQRSPTLQRLTAPWLQQVDTALFPFKHALDTKCNQAIAPRLGNLDDDPSARALLVYANWTLGAWAAALDAARIGLAKDKLLRRDAPISAVTLACKDADFLAMERELDELRAWLAIAPGVAGPLRWRRIEQAVLFEYQREFPVPLTEFASRIDIARAIEFMNDYIGGELRVLTRDAQGRPLHQAERNVYLPQPNYVAWWGGKEIDVSKIESVHYGDDEQRMVWKTLHSENGSALFDDGIITFSATDAGTRVSIFGRQLFALPPLLESLQLDRYPALKDHLTEQAYSTFFARTFSNFEALLEGREIAIGQAWQVPATPHDSAPRPVDTLANLASALGEVAATLFAGVLQPSAAPGKPRIDTDGFTHVDGPAAAPPPNALGAWVGGFWQGYGEAIARDLGQNAQALWPRT, encoded by the coding sequence ATGGCAAACGATCGTTCCGTCGTCCCCGCCAGCGCGGCGCTCGTCATCGTCGACGATGACGGCGCCAGCCCGGCCGACCTGCTGCGGCTGGCGTTGCGGCGCGCGGGCTGCGTGCCGGCCGCGCCGGATTCGACGAACAACAGCGCGGTTATTCTGCTCGACCTGGCCGCGTTCGCCCCCGACAGTCCCGTGGTGGTGCGCCGCGAGCTGGTGGAAGCGCTGCTCGACCTGCTCGCCGCCGATGGCTGGACCAGCCTCGCCATCGCCTCCAGCGCCGACAGCGCCAGCACCTGGCTCGGCAACCGCGACGTCGCCGTGCTCGCGGACCTGCTCGGCTACCGGTACGAAACCAGCAGCGGCACGCCCTACGATATCGTCGACCTGTCCGAGCAGCTGGCCGATGCGCCGGCCGCCGGCCAGGACCCGTGGGCGGGGCGCCTGTCGCGCGCCTGGACCGACGCCGACCTGCGCATCGTGTTCGCCAAGTGCCGGACCGACCAGCACGATAACGTTGCGCTGTGCCTCAGTACCTTGCTGTACGCGCTGCCGCTGGCCGACAAGGATTACCATTACCGGCTGCGCACCGATCCCTGGCTGGCGCTGCTGCCCGTGCTGGAGACGAGCGCGCCGCATATCGCCATCGTCGACGCCTGCGGCGCGGCGCACGGCTCGGGCGCTGCGCAGGCGCCGCGCGCGCTGGCCACCCACACGATCATCGCCGGCAACGATGCGCTCGCGGTCGACTGCGCCACCGCCATCAAGATGGGCGCCGACCCCGCCAGTTCGCCGCTGATCGCGGCCCTGATCGCGCGCTTCGGACGCCCATCCCTGGCGGGCCTGGACGGCTCGCTGGCCCCGTTTCCCGGCTTTCTGCTGCCCGACCCGATGCTGGTCGAGGCCACGCGCCAGCGCCAGCGCTCGCCCACCTTGCAGCGCCTGACCGCCCCGTGGCTGCAACAGGTCGACACCGCCTTGTTCCCCTTCAAGCATGCGCTCGACACAAAATGCAACCAGGCCATCGCGCCGCGCCTGGGAAACCTGGACGACGACCCGTCCGCCCGCGCGCTGCTGGTCTACGCCAACTGGACCTTGGGGGCGTGGGCGGCGGCGCTGGACGCGGCGCGCATCGGGCTCGCCAAGGACAAGCTGCTGCGCAGGGACGCGCCCATTTCCGCCGTCACGCTCGCTTGCAAGGATGCCGATTTCCTGGCCATGGAGCGCGAGCTCGACGAGCTGCGCGCCTGGCTGGCCATCGCGCCTGGTGTCGCTGGGCCGCTGCGCTGGCGCCGCATCGAGCAGGCGGTGCTGTTCGAATACCAGCGCGAATTTCCCGTACCGCTGACCGAATTCGCCAGCCGGATCGACATCGCCCGTGCGATCGAATTCATGAACGACTACATCGGCGGCGAGCTGCGCGTACTGACCCGCGATGCGCAGGGCAGGCCGCTGCATCAGGCCGAACGCAATGTCTACCTGCCGCAGCCGAACTACGTCGCGTGGTGGGGCGGCAAGGAAATCGATGTCTCCAAGATCGAGAGCGTGCATTACGGCGACGACGAGCAGCGTATGGTCTGGAAAACACTGCATTCCGAGAACGGGTCGGCGCTGTTCGACGATGGCATCATCACCTTTTCCGCAACGGACGCCGGCACGCGCGTGAGCATTTTCGGGCGCCAGCTGTTTGCCTTGCCGCCCTTGCTGGAAAGCTTGCAGCTCGACCGCTATCCGGCCCTCAAGGACCATCTGACCGAGCAGGCATATTCCACCTTTTTCGCCCGCACCTTTTCCAATTTCGAAGCCTTGCTCGAAGGGCGCGAGATCGCCATCGGCCAGGCCTGGCAGGTGCCGGCCACGCCGCACGACAGCGCGCCGCGCCCGGTGGACACGCTCGCCAATCTGGCGAGTGCACTGGGCGAGGTTGCCGCCACCCTGTTCGCTGGTGTTCTTCAGCCGAGCGCGGCGCCGGGCAAGCCACGGATCGACACAGATGGCTTTACCCATGTCGACGGGCCGGCCGCCGCGCCGCCGCCAAACGCGCTCGGCGCATGGGTGGGCGGTTTCTGGCAGGGCTATGGCGAGGCAATCGCCCGTGATCTCGGCCAGAACGCGCAGGCGCTCTGGCCGCGCACCTGA